One stretch of Schizosaccharomyces pombe strain 972h- genome assembly, chromosome: III DNA includes these proteins:
- the ent1 gene encoding epsin: protein MKAAVRSVKNFSKGYTDTQIKVRNATTNDSWGPSGTAMAEIAELTYDQNEMLEVMDIIDRRLNDKGKNWRHVFKSLSLLEYCLHNGSENVVRWAKDNIYIITTLREFVYVDDNGHDQGQNVRTKAKEITSLLEDEHALKEARGDSRERDRDRDRTRSSRFDDDDDDRAPYEESRLSRAPSRASRYDDDDRDHRSRRRSRSRRPGRSRSRRRSRRPSPSAEHNSAEENDPELQRVIEESKRQAEEDAKRRNMANDSEAELQKAIQLSKEEDEARQRHQREREQQEQAFMGNQQNAYQPVDFFGNPVQPQPTGFLQQQPTGFIRPQNTGFVQPQYTGFVQPQHTGFVQPQATGFMQPQRTGFVQPQATGFVQPQATGFVQPQATGFMQPQRTGFVQPQATGFMQPQRTGFVQPQATGFMQPQRTGFVQPQATGFIQPQRTGFVQPQQNGFFNPQPTGYMQPQRTGMMQPQRTGFSQPFESNNPFPVMQPQRTGFGQTPNAPMMAPNHTGYVHPQPTGLQRQTTGYTGNNNPYSRPLQSQSTGILQQQQQQSAPRLEPTKTGSNNPFAQFSNLPSQSTAPATKPMKPVRTGDDRFSNIAQAISTGNPMGTDSFGNIGLTRVPTQHTGSKFTNSAGQTIQAQATGNTHNPFQSQQATGYYKQPMQQQQNMQQPYYNQQNYNYQNQQPMQGMQQQSMQPQVGSLIDL from the exons ATGAAAGCTGCTGTACGATCAGT AAAAAACTTTTCCAAGGGATACACAGATACGCAAATTAAGGTTAGAAATGCTACTACAAATGATTCATGGGGTCCCAGTGGCACTGCCATGGCGGAGATAGCAGAGCTAACCTATGACCAAAATGAAATGCTAGAAGTTATGGACATTATAGATCGTCGTCTGAATGACAAAGGAAAGAACTGGCGACATGTTTTCAAATCGTTATCCTTGCTCGAGTATTGTCTCCACAATGGATCGGAAAACGTTGTTCGGTGGGCCAAAgacaatatatatattatcaCAACGTTGCGTGAGTTTGTCTACGTTGACGACAATGGTCATGATCAAGGCCAAAACGTTCGTACCAAGGCTAAAGAAATAACTTCTTTGTTGGAGGACGAGCACGCTTTGAAGGAGGCAAGAGGTGATAGTAGAGAGAGAGACAGAGATAGAGACAGAACGCGTTCCTCTCGCTTTGacgatgatgatgatgatcGCGCTCCCTACGAGGAATCACGACTTTCTCGCGCTCCCAGTCGGGCCAGTCGTTACGATGACGATGATCGTGACCATCGCTCAAGGAGACGTAGTCGTTCTCGCCGTCCTGGTCGCTCACGCTCAAGACGAAGAAGTAGAAGGCCTTCCCCGAGCGCTGAACACAACTCCGCCGAGGAAAATGATCCAGAATTACAACGTGTTATTGAGGAGTCTAAACGTCAGGCCGAAGAAGATGCCAAGCGTCGTAACATGGCTAACGATTCGGAAGCTGAGCTTCAAAAGGCCATCCAACTTTCCAAAGAAGAAGACGAAGCCCGTCAAAGACATCAACGTGAACGTGAACAACAAGAACAGGCATTTATGGGCAATCAGCAAAATGCTTATCAACCTGTCGATTTCTTTGGAAATCCTGTTCAGCCACAGCCAACCGGTTTCCTCCAACAACAACCCACCGGTTTCATCCGTCCTCAAAATACCGGGTTCGTACAGCCTCAATACACTGGGTTCGTTCAACCTCAACATACCGGGTTTGTCCAACCTCAGGCCACTGGATTTATGCAGCCTCAACGTACTGGTTTTGTTCAACCTCAGGCTACCGGATTTGTCCAACCTCAAGCGACGGGATTTGTTCAGCCTCAAGCTACAGGATTTATGCAACCTCAGCGTACAGGATTTGTTCAACCTCAGGCAACAGGATTTATGCAACCTCAGCGTACAGGGTTTGTTCAGCCTCAAGCAACAGGTTTCATGCAACCTCAGCGTACAGGATTTGTTCAACCTCAGGCAACAGGTTTTATACAGCCTCAACGTACTGGTTTTGTTCAACCTCAGCAAAATGGTTTCTTCAATCCCCAACCTACTGGGTATATGCAACCCCAGCGTACTGGTATGATGCAACCCCAACGTACAGGCTTTTCTCAGCCATTTGAGTCCAACAACCCTTTCCCTGTCATGCAACCTCAGCGTACAGGCTTTGGTCAAACCCCTAATGCTCCAATGATGGCTCCCAACCACACTGGTTATGTTCATCCCCAGCCCACTGGATTACAACGGCAAACTACCGGCTATACAGGAAACAATAATCCTTACAGTCGTCCTTTACAGTCACAATCGACTGGAATACTTCagcaacaacaacaacaatcTGCTCCTCGTTTGGAGCCTACGAAGACTGGCTCAAATAATCCTTTTGCTCAATTTTCAAACTTGCCATCTCAATCTACTGCTCCTGCTACTAAACCCATGAAACCCGTTCGGACTGGTGACGATCGATTTTCTAACATTGCTCAAGCAATCTCCACTGGTAATCCTATGGGAACTGATAGTTTCGGTAATATTGGTCTTACCAGAGTTCCGACTCAACACACAGGATccaaatttacaaatagTGCTGGTCAGACTATTCAAGCTCAGGCAACCGGTAACACGCATAATCCTTTCCAATCGCAACAAGCTACCGGATATTATAAACAACCGATGCAGCAACAACAAAACATGCAACAACCCTATTATAATCAACAGAATTACAATTACCAAAATCAACAACCGATGCAGGGCATGCAACAGCAATCTATGCAGCCCCAAGTTGGCTCTCTAATTGATTTATAA
- the vps60 gene encoding sorting protein Vps60, with amino-acid sequence MHRLFGRKPPTQPTASLTDAIDSLDKRSDSVEVKIAKLDAQLSVFQQKIANTRPGPGQTALKQRAMNVLRQKKIYESQLQQLQQQSFNMEQAAMTTESLKNTMATVQTMQETARQLKSQSKNVSIEKIEKLQDEIQDYMDAAGELNEVLGQNMTDINVDEEELDAELEALQQESSWLGDQSTAEKPSYLMPSNELPNFVDEEVAEPSTAQ; translated from the exons ATGCATCGTCTTTTTGGTAGAAAACCTCCTACACAGCCTACGGCTTCATTAACTGACGCCATTGATTCG ttGGATAAAAGAAGCGACTCCGTTGAGGTTAAAATCGCAAAACTAGATGCCCAGCTATCTGTTTTCCAGCAGAAAATTGCCAATACGCGTCCAGGTCCTGGGCAAACGGCTCTCAAGCAACGAGCAATGAATGTACTTCgccaaaagaaaat TTACGAAAGCCAGCTTCAACAATTGCAGCAACAAAGTTTTAATATGGAACAAGCTGCCATGACTACGGAATCGCTCAAAAACACAATGGCTACGGTACAGACAATGCAGGAGACTGCACGGCAATTGAAATCTCAAAGTAAAAACGTTTccattgaaaaaatcgaaaagCTTCAGGACGAAATTCAAGATTATATGGATGCGGCTGGTGAACTCAACGAGGTTCTCGGTCAAAATATGACGGACATTAACGTTGACGAGGAGGAACTGGATGCTGAACTAGAGGCACTTCAGCAGGAGTCCTCTTGGCTTGGTGATCAAAGCACAGCTGAAAAACCTTCTTATTTGATGCCTTCCAATGAATTACCTAACTTTGTAGATGAGGAAGTTGCTGAACCTTCAACAGCTCAGTAA
- the coq3 gene encoding hexaprenyldihydroxybenzoate methyltransferase Coq3 has protein sequence MNSMNILNKVKNVKSYTRLVRQGFLSQQRNHSVSVNEVDHFNELAKTWWDWDGGSRLLHLMNSTRLDFMTEVFRERNCFSGKKILDIGCGGGILSESMARLGASVTAVDASPMAIEVAKKHASLDPVLNGRLEYIHGSVEGSQLPTTFDVVTCMEVLEHVEQPRDFLFSLMEKVKPNGRLVLSTISRTLLARLLTITLAEHVLRIVPVGTHTFEKFIRADELSNFLKEQNWIINDIRGVCYNPLKQQWTLDKPGSSGLGLSCNYFLSAQKPMSA, from the coding sequence ATGAACTCAATGAACATTCtcaataaagtaaaaaatgtaaaatcCTATACCAGATTGGTTAGGCAGGGATTTCTAAGTCAACAGCGAAATCATTCAGTGTCAGTAAATGAAGTAGACCACTTCAATGAACTGGCGAAAACTTGGTGGGATTGGGACGGTGGAAGTCGATTGTTacatttaatgaattcTACTCGTTTGGATTTTATGACTGAAGTATTTCGTGAGCGTAACTGCTTTTCTGGTAAGAAGATTCTTGACATTGGTTGCGGGGGTGGTATCTTGAGTGAAAGCATGGCCAGGTTGGGTGCTTCAGTGACGGCAGTTGATGCTTCTCCAATGGCTATCGAAGTTGCAAAAAAACATGCCAGTCTTGATCCTGTTTTGAATGGTCGGTTAGAGTATATTCATGGATCAGTCGAAGGTTCACAACTTCCTACTACTTTTGATGTGGTAACGTGCATGGAGGTGCTTGAACATGTCGAACAACCTagagattttttattttcattaatggAAAAAGTGAAACCTAACGGGCGACTCGTACTGTCAACTATATCACGAACTCTCTTGGCGAGATTGTTAACGATTACGCTTGCCGAACATGTTCTTCGCATCGTACCTGTCGGGACAcatacttttgaaaagtttataCGTGCCGACGAACTATCAAATTTCCTGAAGGAACAGAATTGGATAATTAATGATATACGTGGTGTTTGTTACAACCCTTTGAAACAGCAGTGGACACTTGACAAGCCAGGATCGAGTGGGCTTGGTTTGTCTTGTAATTATTTCCTAAGTGCTCAAAAACCCATGTCTGCCTGA
- the wtf13 gene encoding wtf meiotic drive poison Wtf13, translating into MLSEIWKYIKTVSEDSSTGPTEIANPNVERRQEFKDSHPNIYSLLRLLISVLAVIVVFFTAWVCVNPLEKSIFGKVAFSVTIGITCPIVFIAIFCFFETWTQAVAQCIKVTVIFLAQCVKVTAISLAQCVKVTAVFLAKCVKVTAVFLAKCVKVIAVGLYNSKKDLVVTIWLAWVVICFILFGCVKDGRLNLNKALICSTCSISAALFFILLLVCIPIWTLKHMLFGLFQVLGVQSCVVIVTKGLMYLFDKHIDATGYEIEASSLFVIGNFLFFYEMERPGALKRMPKFIGNGIASFLGGLGNAFGGIGNAFGGIGNAIGRIGNAFRGANDNNDIPLGEMDVESEV; encoded by the exons atgcTTTCAGAAATTTggaaatatattaaaactGTATCTGAGGATTCAAGTACAGGACCTACAGAAATTGCAAATCCCAATGTCGAAAGAAGACAAGAATTCAAAGATTCACATCCAAATATATATTCCCTTCTGAGACTACTAATATCAGTTCTTGCAGTTATTGTTGTCTTTTTTACTGCATGGGTTTGTGTAAACCCGTTGGAGAAGTCGATATTCGGCAAGGTAGCTTTCTCCGTCACAATTGGTATAACATGTCCAATAGTGTTTATTGCTATTTTCT GCTTCTTTGAAACTTGGACCCAGGCAGTGGCACAATGTATAAAGGTGACTGTAATTTTCTTGGCACAATGTGTAAAGGTGACTGCAATTTCCTTGGCACAATGTGTAAAGGTGACTGCAGTTTTCTTGGCAAAATGTGTAAAGGTGACTGCAGTTTTCTTGGCAAAATGTGTAAAGGTAATTGCGGTCGGTTTGTAtaactcaaaaaaagatttggtGGTTACAATCTGGCTCGCATGGGTAgtcatttgttttatacTCTTTGGTTGCGTCAAGGATGGTAGACTAAACTTAAATAAGGCACTCATCTGTTCCACATGCAGTATTTCGGctgctttatttttcattttattgcTTG TTTGTATTCCAATTTGGACACTCAAGCATATGCTTTTTGGTTTGTTTCAAGTGCTGGGTGTACAAAGTTGTGTCGTTATTGTAACGAAAGGTTTgatgtatttatttgataaacaTATCGACGCGACAGGCTACGAAATTGAAGCCTCTTCACTCTTTGTTATaggaaattttcttttcttttacgaAATGG AACGTCCAGGTGCTCTCAAAAGGATGCCCAAATTTATCGGGAATGGTATAGCTTCTTTCCTAG GAGGTTTAGGGAATGCATTTGGAGGGATAGGAAATGCATTTGGAGGGATAGGAAATGCAATTGGGCGGATAGGAAATGCGTTTAGAGGTGCCAACGATAATAATGACATTCCCTTGGGAGAAATGGATGTTGAAAGCGAAGTCtaa
- the wtf13 gene encoding wtf meiotic drive antidote Wtf13, which yields MKNKDYPLRSSMDELSTKNDNEIDLEKGPLPEYNSEDGSTLPPYSEIWKYIKTVSEDSSTGPTEIANPNVERRQEFKDSHPNIYSLLRLLISVLAVIVVFFTAWVCVNPLEKSIFGKVAFSVTIGITCPIVFIAIFCFFETWTQAVAQCIKVTVIFLAQCVKVTAISLAQCVKVTAVFLAKCVKVTAVFLAKCVKVIAVGLYNSKKDLVVTIWLAWVVICFILFGCVKDGRLNLNKALICSTCSISAALFFILLLVCIPIWTLKHMLFGLFQVLGVQSCVVIVTKGLMYLFDKHIDATGYEIEASSLFVIGNFLFFYEMERPGALKRMPKFIGNGIASFLGGLGNAFGGIGNAFGGIGNAIGRIGNAFRGANDNNDIPLGEMDVESEV from the exons atgaagaataaaGATTATCCCTTGAGGTCGTCTATGGATGAATTGAGTACAAAAAAcgataatgaaattgatttggaaaaaggtCCTCTCCCAGAATACAATTCAGAAGATGGGAGCACATTGCCTCCATATTCAG AAATTTggaaatatattaaaactGTATCTGAGGATTCAAGTACAGGACCTACAGAAATTGCAAATCCCAATGTCGAAAGAAGACAAGAATTCAAAGATTCACATCCAAATATATATTCCCTTCTGAGACTACTAATATCAGTTCTTGCAGTTATTGTTGTCTTTTTTACTGCATGGGTTTGTGTAAACCCGTTGGAGAAGTCGATATTCGGCAAGGTAGCTTTCTCCGTCACAATTGGTATAACATGTCCAATAGTGTTTATTGCTATTTTCT GCTTCTTTGAAACTTGGACCCAGGCAGTGGCACAATGTATAAAGGTGACTGTAATTTTCTTGGCACAATGTGTAAAGGTGACTGCAATTTCCTTGGCACAATGTGTAAAGGTGACTGCAGTTTTCTTGGCAAAATGTGTAAAGGTGACTGCAGTTTTCTTGGCAAAATGTGTAAAGGTAATTGCGGTCGGTTTGTAtaactcaaaaaaagatttggtGGTTACAATCTGGCTCGCATGGGTAgtcatttgttttatacTCTTTGGTTGCGTCAAGGATGGTAGACTAAACTTAAATAAGGCACTCATCTGTTCCACATGCAGTATTTCGGctgctttatttttcattttattgcTTG TTTGTATTCCAATTTGGACACTCAAGCATATGCTTTTTGGTTTGTTTCAAGTGCTGGGTGTACAAAGTTGTGTCGTTATTGTAACGAAAGGTTTgatgtatttatttgataaacaTATCGACGCGACAGGCTACGAAATTGAAGCCTCTTCACTCTTTGTTATaggaaattttcttttcttttacgaAATGG AACGTCCAGGTGCTCTCAAAAGGATGCCCAAATTTATCGGGAATGGTATAGCTTCTTTCCTAG GAGGTTTAGGGAATGCATTTGGAGGGATAGGAAATGCATTTGGAGGGATAGGAAATGCAATTGGGCGGATAGGAAATGCGTTTAGAGGTGCCAACGATAATAATGACATTCCCTTGGGAGAAATGGATGTTGAAAGCGAAGTCtaa